AACATGAATCAGTAATGAAGTTTATGGAGTTTGCTCAAAATGAAGACTATCTGAAAAATGCCGGGCACCGAACCGCAGCATTAGAAGATTCGAGACTATTACCGACAAATGAAATAAAAAACTACACCTAACAAAGCATATATTTTATGGTGATAATCGGCTGACTGACAGATCTTTCACTCCATAGCCAGTTTTGATTACGATGGACAGGAAAATGCTTCGATACCGCCACAAGCCATATAAAAATCGTTGCCATTAATTAAAGATAAATATTACGCTGAATGAAAAAAGTACTAATTATTATAATATCATGTGTTCTAATTACCTCTTGTGGAGTGTTAGGGTTTAAGAGTTATCCGACAACAACATTTTATGTAAAAAACAACTCAAATGAAACAATAAACTTTAGCTCAACAGTTCTAGTTTTTCCAATGTCAAGAGGTCCATTAACTAGGAATTTCTCTGTGGCACCTAATGATAGTATTCTTACTAGACAAGTGGATTTTAAAAAAGAAGCTGAGCCTCAAAAATGGTTTCTCGAATTTAAAATTTTCCCAAACGACAATGTTAAAACTTTTGACCCAAATAAGCCTGAAAATTGGAAGAAATGGATGAATGAAAAAGGGAAACCTTGCTACACTTTTACAATTGCAGAATAAATGAAAAAATCACTTACAATTATTTTAGTTTTCGTCTATGCAATTTCATTTGCTCAAAACGACAGTATTTTTAATAGGCTACAAGCTATTAACAATAATGGGTTGACTTTTTACAATATCGATGGGTATACTATAACCAAACAAACATTAAACTATCCTTTTACCGAAAAAAATTTAAATAAAGTTTATCGTAAATACTCTATAAAAAAAGACGAAAAAAAAAAAAAAGACATACAACTAGGCTTCGATAATTATTTCGTCATAAATAACGACGAAATAACAAAGAATCTAATTCAAAATAATTCTTATTATTTCATAGAAAACCAAGAGAAACGAATCACAGTCATTCAATTCAGTTCTATAAACAAAAGAGATAAAGAATTTGAACGAACAATTGCCAAACTAATAATTGAAAATGCAATACCAAAAGAAAATTATGCCTCAATGACTATTGATAGTATCAATTTTGCTGGCAGAAAAATAAAATTAGGAACGAGCTGTAATTGGACAAACGTAAATACAGTACAATGTCCATATTATGGAGAAATGAATTGGTCAGTTCATAAAGATTTAGAAGATGCAAAAAATACTGTCGAGCAACAATTTAAAATAACGGAATCACGAAAAAGAGGAAAAGTAATTTCGGAAGAAACCGTTGAAATAGAATTCGAGGGAACAGAAACTACCGCCAAAAGAGTGATTTATGACTTTACGGGAATGACTTCTGTTTTAGCAAGTATGTCTGGAGGAAAAACATTAACAATTTACTATGTTGCAACTGAGGTTAGAGGTAATTATGTTAGTTGTGTTTTGAGCTTTTGGAATAACGATACAATAACAGAAAACGGACTTGCTCCTTTATTGGAAAAAGTAATGAAATTAAAAAATAACTAATGCAACAACTAAGTCTTCGTATGGCTCATATGAAGGCTTAGTTGCCTCCGAAAAAACTACAATTTTTAAATATTATCATAAAACACAAGCCTGAAATTTATCTCTTTTAAGGTCAAAATCGAGGGATTTATTCAAGCTCCAGCACTCAAAAACTTGTAAAGAAATACGTTAGAGAATCTCGTGTCAATTAAAACTACATCTCCTCATAGTCTAAGACAAAATCTTACAACTCATCTTTTGGAGAATGGTGTGAATTTACGATACATTCAACACATCTTGGGACATCATAGCTCCAAAACAACTGAAATATATACACATATCACCAATTACGGTATTAATAGAGTAAAGAATCCTCTTGACATGTTTGAAATATGATTTTTTAAACTTAATTTTTCATTGAAATAGATTTTTAGCCCAATAAATGAGTTCCGCACATAGATGAAATATACGGAATTCGTGTTATTGGGGTGTTGTAGGTCACTTAGAATGAGAATTATTCACTGGACTCCGAAAGAAAATAAAGAAAGTATTCTAGAACGTGGAATCAGAGTACAAGACACATGGATTTCGTTCAATTTTTTAACACCATTTCATAGTCTAAATAGATGGTGGCTTGACTTCTCGAACGAGAAACAGGAAGAATGCATTGGTGTTATTATTGAATTAGATGAAAGTGATTTTCCTGCTTACTTTTATCATTGGGGCGGGACACATGACCAAAAATTTAATGACAATGGTGACTTGATTCTGAATAAGAAAAAAAGCCTTGATCAATTTAGACAAGATGGAACTCTATTTGAAAGTCTCGCTGATTTATGGACCGGGTACAAGGAAACGATCTTATGGAGAATAGGTGAGCGGCTAGCAAATCTAGAGACTTCAAGTGCTGACTATATTCCTTTAGCTTTAAAGGCCTTAAAAGGTGATCAGACCCTTTTCGATAAGTATGTAAATGATGAAGAATTTATGACATTTACATTTGAAGATTATGAATTATTACTTTTTACTGATATTGATTCATCAAGAATACTCTCTATTGTGACAGAGGATGAAGTAATCAAATACGATGAATTATTAAAAGAAATAAAAAGCGACCTACAACAAAGGGTATAGCCCATAGCCGCCTGACGGCTTGCTCCGGCCCATACCCTAGGCGTTAACATGCATTGGAAAATTAAATGGTACTAGGATTTCACATAGGACAAGGTGGAATAGATGATTTAGGTGAATTCATCGGTCAAATGGGGCTGGATGAAAACAAGCACAAGTACTCAAAAGTTTGTTAAAAAATATGTAAAAGAAGCAGGTATCGACAATACAATTACACCTCATAATCTAAGACATAGTTTTGCAACTCATCTTTTGGAGAATGGTGTGAATTTGCGATACATTCAACACACCTTGGGGCATCATAGCTCCAAAACAAATGAAATATATAAACATATTACCGATTTAGATTTAATAAGGTTAAAAATCCTCTTGACATGTTTGAAATATGATTTTTTAAACTTAATTTTTAATTGAAATAAATTTTTAGCCCAATAAATGAGTTCCCCACATAGATGAAATATACGGAATTCGTGTTATTGGGGTGTTGTGTGTAATTTGATAAATGACAAATCGAAAAATAAACATCATTATTCTTACAGTATTCAGTTTTACAATTTTGAGCTGTGCTTCATTTTCTAAAAAAAGATTTCGGAAAGAAGTTTCAAATCTTGAAAAAACTGAATTAAATAAACTGACAGGCAACTATTCGTTGAATCCAATAAGAAGATATTTAGGAAAAGAGAAACCGAATGACAGAATTCCAGATTCTTTAAAAAGTAATAATGGATATTACTTTTTAACCAATGAGAGTTACGACAAAAAGATAAAATTTGATTCTTTAAAAAATATTGACAATGATTATATTTTGAGTTTAAACCTTGAAAACACAAATAAAATAAGAGTAGAGTTAGTGGAAAATTCTAAAATAATTAATGACACATTATTTTCAGGTAAATATAAAAATGGAATGTTTTATTTAGACAACAAATATATTGATTGTAATGGAGTTCCTTTTCTATTTGGAGGCTGTCGAAATAACAAAAGAAGAATTGGACTGACTAAAAATGGAAACTTACTTATCAATGAAGCAGTCAGTAATGAAGGAGCTTTATTGTTGATAATCGGAACTGGATATAGTTACAACGTGACATATGAATATGAACGAAAATAAAAACTACACACAACAACTAAGTCTTCGTATGGCTCGCAGAGTCCAATGATGACGGACAGTGCTGAAAAACATCCATATCTATGGATTTTGCGACTAGATAAGCTGTATTTCGGATGCTTGACTTTACGTGATTTTTCAAAAAACAAGCTTAGATTTAGCGGAATCTTTCATTCAATGTTTGCTCCAATTGATCGCCCATTCTTTTGCAATTCTAGTTTTCAATCCAACTCCAGATTGCAATGCCATATGAACCAGACATCCTCCGTAATTATTGTTAGTGCTTTCACCTTTTCCTGCTAAACCATAGTGCCTTGTGAGCTTGAAAAAAGAATCACCAAAGCCAGGGACTACTTTACAAGCTATTCCCAATATTATTTCCTTTTTTTTTCATATATTTAATTGACTATAAAACAGTAATTAAAGTTACCCATAAAGGGTTTAGTTCAACAATGTATATAAATCATAGTCGCCTATCGGCTGGCTAGGCTTTATTATACTAAACGCCGTCTATAATTAAAAACAACCCAATACGATGAAAAGCTTTTTGCCTGCATTATTCCTTATTTACTTTCTTTTTACATTACCATGCAATGCTGAAATGCATAGAAATGCAAATTCAGATACAGTTCGAATTAAGAATGACTTAAGGAAAATTACAAAAACAAAAAGGCCTCGCAACTATAGGAATATACAGACATTAAACTATGTCGCAGAGTATATTTATAATGAGTTTTTAGTTAATTGTGATTCCGTTTATTATCAATGCTATTCTGTAAATGGGCTTGAGTATAAAAACGTTATAGGCATTATTGGAAAACAAAAGAAAGAAAAATTAGTAATTGGCGCACACTATGATGTTGCAGGTAATCAGGAAGGAGCAGATGACAATGCTAGTGGAGTTGTTGGATTATTAGAACTTTCAAGATTGATTTCAACAAATGACTTCGACTATCAAGTTGAATTAGTGGCTTATACTCTAGAGGAGCCACCTTTCTTTAGATCGGACTATATGGGCAGTCATATTCATGCTAAGTCTTTGCATGATAAAAATATTAATATTAAAGGCATGATCTGTCTTGAAATGATTGGGTACTTTAACGATTTGAAAAAATCACAGGATTATCCAATCGGGTTTTTAAAACTTTTTTATGGATCAAGAGGCGATTATATTACTGTAGTTCAAAAAACTGGCAATGGAAAGTTTGGCAGGCAAATCAAACGAGAAATGAAGAGGCAAGACTTAATTAAAACAAAATCATTCAAAGCTCCAGCTATGCTACCGGGGATCGACTTTTCAGATCATTTAAATTATTGGCGCTATAATTATAGTGCTGTCATGATTACGAATACGGCGTTTTATAGAAATAAAAATTATCATGAAACGACGGATAAAATGGAAACATTGGATTTAAACCGAATGGCTTTGGTCATTGACGAGCTATATCTGACATTGAAAGAAATAAAATAACTATTGCAACACGCTAGTTAAAAGCAATTGGCGTTCGTGATCGATTGGATTTAGATTGGGTAATTGACCATCGCTAAACGTTAGCAAATATTAAAATCAACTATGAAATACTTTTATACTTTACTAATAACAATGACTCTAATTGGTTGTAAAGAAAACAAGAAGGAAATGAAAGCTTTTACAAAACTTGAAGACGCTCGAAACTATATAACTGAATCATTTCTTGAAAAAGAAGAAACACTAATGATTTCTGACGAAATAAATGACGCTATGGGAATGAATATGGCAATCATAACGGACGAAATTTTAAAAAAAGGATATATGCCTAACGGATTTGAGCAAAAAGATGGCTATAGAGTTTACAAATATCAAAAAGATTAAAACTAAACTTCAATCAAAATGGGATATGAACTTAGTGAAAATGAAACTTTAACCGTTTCAACGCCAAATCTTGAATTATTGAAACCGAATAAAGATGCAGTTCCTTTTACATTTTATGAAAAATAAACTGACAAGAAATATATTCATATTATTCATTTGGTTAATATGCAACTATAATGCAGTTGGACAATCATCAATAAAAGGACTTGTCAAGTCCTCCGTTACGCAGTTAAGGCCAATCACAAATGTTTATATTGAAATACTCAATATAAAAAGACCTATTCTGGACAGAATGACTATGGCAGACAGTTTGGGGCACTTCTATTTTGAAAATTTAGAGCTTAATAAAACATACAAGCTTAAAATTTCTGCCTTTGGTTATGCTAGTCAGACATTTGAAGTCAGGACAAATAAAATAATCAATGATACGGTTTTAGTTATTGAAGCAGAATGTGATTATAATGAAGAGCAAGCCGAAAAAGACTGGAAGAATGGAACTGCAAAATTATTAATTATTGGGTCAATTGTTCCAATAGCAAATACTCGTCAAGACAATTTATTTGAAAAGAAGTATAATGTTGAGTATTATGACTTTGGTTGCAGTCCTCCAATTTATGAATGCATTAAGCTTTATAATGAACGAATTTTTAAATTAATGGACGCTAAGTATGGACAGAATTGGAGAAATAAAGTCCGAACAGATGTTGAATATCTAGAAAATAATACTTTATAGCAAAAAATAAATTTCCAACCTAATAAACAGCATCCGTATATAGGTAAAATATACGGAATTCGTGTTATTGGGGCATTGCATAATATTCGTAATATTCCTAGAGCATAACATAGATGAAGTTAAAGGATAGATACATAAAAAGGATTGTATGCCCATGTTGTAAAGAAAAAAAATTAGCAGAAGATTTGACTCTATCTTTAGGGAGAAAAGTACACATGTGGGGATCAAGAGAAATAAATATAGATTTTGAATTTCTTTCTAAAACGCAGGCTGTTGATTGGACTTGTGATAAATGTTTAAATGAGAAAAAAGCAATTCAGGCAATTTTCGATAACCAAAAATATATTGACAAGCTCCCAAGACTAGCATATTTTGACAAAGAAATAGTGTGTAGGAGCTGTGGAGTTGAATACAACTTTAGTAAAGAAGAACAAAAATTTTGGTATGAAGATCTACAGTTTTGGACTCAATCTGACTGTACAAATTGTAAAAAATGCAGAATGAAGATTAGAGAAGAAAGGAATCTTAATACTGAACTTTCTGAATTATTAAAGAATAAAACGGACTTAGATAAGCAAAAACTAGTCAGAATATCAGATATCTATAAATTGATGGGAAAAGATGAAAAGTCAAAGGAATATTTGACGAAATCAAGAAGAAAATAAACATTACACAACAAAAACTAATAAATATAGGGCTTTTGTGGGTTTTGTAAGAATAGGTGGTTATTTGGAATCCCGCCTGAATTTAATGAATTTTAAAAGTTTGGCTTATCAAGTTCACAGGGAAGGTGGTAACTTAGTCTCTACATCCTTTAGCCAAGCGTTATAGAGAATATAACTAACCATGAAGGTAATACACTGGACACCAAAAGATAATAAAAGCTCAATTCTAGAAAGAGGTATTTTGCTTAAAGATACTTGGATTTCATGTTCAATGCTTACGCCATTTAAAGGATTAAATAGATGGTGGTTAGATTACATGTTTGAAGATCAGGAATGTATAGGTATAATATTTGAATTGCAAGAATCAGATTTCCCGCTGGTTCATGGTCACTGGATGATAGATACAACTACAGAGTATGATGAAGAATTCGAGCCAATATCTAAACAAAGAAATTCTCTAAAAGACATCCTTGAGCAAAACCCTCAATTTGTATTTCAAAATAAAAAAGAATTGATACGAGATTACACGCAAAACATAATCTGGAGAATTGGAAATACAATTGATAACTCTTCCATTTTAGGTAAAGACAATATATACTGGCCAGACAACAAAAAAATAATTGCTTCAGGACGAAAATTGATAAAAGCCAACTCAAAAAAAGCTAAAGAGAAGTTTATTGATAATGGTGATTTTATGAAATTTGTATTCGAAGATTATGAAGTATTGTTGTTTAAAAACATTGAAGCCAGTCGAATCGAAAGAATAGTAAAACCTAATTCAAGCTTCCCATATCACGATTTACAGGAAAAGGTGAAAAAATCACTATAACATACTGAGATAAAATCATGCTTGGACAATTCCATAGGTTACCTTTCTACATTCTGGCAGTCCCCCCAATTCTGCGAATTGGACTATTTTGACAAGTCAAAACAAACAAAACTCTTGAGCAAAATATGCCGAGAAAACCTTCTGATAAACTCTTGTGAATGCAGACGCAGCGATTCGCTGATACTATTCTTTTGTAGCTTTTGACTTTGAATATGATTCTATCATCTCGAACATCCAGTAATCGATGGTGTTTATTTCCTCATTTCTTTGTCTCTCATATCTGAATCATAGATCTTGCCGTCCTTTGCAAAAGCCCAAACATTTGATACTTCTCTCATCACAGGAAACAAACGCTCTTCATCCGATACTTTTTGTTTGCTGACACGCCTGAATTTACGATTAGCATCTCGCTTATCCTGCTTTTCAGATCTAGCTGTTGTGATGCCATGTATTTTTGTCTTTCTAAATGATCTGCTCATTTAAATTTGGAATACATCAATGATAAAAATTTCAAACTTTACGCTTATTAGAAATGATCAAGAATATTACAAACCATAACGCTAATGGAAAAAGATATGACAGAGAAGCCAAGAAGGAATAATCATTATCTGCGTATGTTAAACCAAATGGAACTGCAAAAAAGAAAAATAAAATTTCACTCAAAAGCGGTACACCCGTTATTCCACCTATTACTATAGTAATCAATATTAAGCTTGTGATAATAAATGACTGAATTAATTTTTTTAGCATAACATTATATTTTTCACAACTAACTCTTATTTATATTGAGAAGGCTTTAATCTAACAATTCTTCAATCAGACTATTCATTATATCAATATAATATAACTCTTCCATCTTGATATCTATCTCTGTTTTTTCTTTTTTTAGAGGAACTTTATACTTACCTACAACTTTTCAATGGCTAATCTCAATTTCAAATAAATTTTCACCTGTTAATAGGCCATCTTTTTCACAAACGAATAATTTTCCTCTATACCAATCAGCAAACACTCTATTATCTTTAAAACCTTCTATAGTATTCATTGCTACAGGATAACCATCACTACAATTGTTCATTGAAACCATAAATAAACTATCATTACAAATAATCCATGTAAATGTATATAATCGCCAACAGTCTGTACTTATTTCTATCTCTTTATTTTCATCTTCAAACCTTTGGAGTCTCATTCGGAAAGCTTTCAAAGGGATAATTGACTGTATGATTTAAATACAGAGTATCTCCTTTCAATACTATTAAATCTGATACTTGAGGAGTTGCCTTTAAAAAACACTAGTCAACAAACAAATACAAAATACAATTAACCTCTCCATAAATACAATCTAATTTCCCTTGATATTCCTTTCTCAAAATATTCATCTTGATAATAAACTGATTCAATAGTTTTATTGATAATATCTGTTGTGATCATATTGATAAAATTCATTCAATCCCAAAATCTTTAACAATCTCATGATCCAACTTTTGCGCATTAACATCTACTCCACAAAGTTCGTCAAGCAAGCCTACGATTATTCTTTGAACTTCATATTCACTGGTGATTTCCTGCGGATTGATGAGCTGAGCATAATTCAATGATATCACCCAATCGACCAGTTTCTTAATAGTAACTCGACTGACAGGTTGAGGGAAAAGAGAAATGTCGGTATAGTATGTAATCCCCCAAACCTTATACTCTTTGCCTTTCACTTCTTCATCATTAAAATCCCAATTATTTAATTGTGGAAGTTTAAATTCAGTAAGCTTTTCTATTTGATTCCAATCTGACTCAAGATTTTCTTTGGATAATAAATGCGAAACCAAACTATTTGGCTCAACCATTTTTTTATCATTCCCTATTTGAATAAAAGCTTTTCTCAATCTATAAAAAACAATCTGTTGCACAGATGTATGATGATCAGCAACTGATAATTTTTGAAAAGTCTCATTAGCAAAATTCCTAACAGTAATAATTCTCTCAGCCTCTTCCTTTGAAAACCGAATTCCAAACTTGTCTTCCACAGACATCAACAATTCTATTGAATCTAAGCCCATAGATTTTAAGCTAAATTTTCTTCCTTTTCATAATTAACAACTTTCTTCTCGTACAAGTATTTGATGTCTGCAGCCATCTCATCCTGATGATCTTCGAGGTATTTTTTATATTTTTCTGCATTCACTATAACTCCATACTTTGTGTTGGAATAGCATAGATAAATAAGTGCAGAAAAATTCCTTGGGTCTATAAAATCAAGATCTAAATTTTTAGCCAATATATCACAGCCTTCTTTAAAATTTTCAGTCTCAATCAATGCTATAGCTCTTGTATTTTGATAATAATCAAAATTCGGGTGATCTTTAACTGCTAACGCTGAATATTTCTCAGCATCCACAAATTCATCATTAAGAATTGAGAACCAAGCTAATGTGTTATAGTAATTTGAAAGTGATGATTCTTCTTTATAATTTTCAAACTCACCTTCAATAGATTTCAGTAATACATAACCATTGCTAAATTTACCCAATCCCATAAGAGCCATTGACTCTAATAACATTAAACTTAATTTATTCTCACCCTTAACTTGCAGTTCCTTAATTTTATCATAGGCCAATTGAAAATCCTTCTTTTCAGACAACAAATAAACAGCATTTAAATAATCCGTCGAGCTGCTTTTAACCTTGCTTTTGCCTCTCAATTCTTCTAATATTAACTTACCATCATGCGCTGTTTTTCCACCAAAAAACTTCGAAGATATAGGTATTAAAGAAAACAGACCTAAAAAGGCACTGGAAATTATTACAAATCCCGCCCATAGAACTTTTCCTTTTTCGAACAATGCATCTTTGAATAATAGATATAAAATAATAATTGAAATAAAATTAAAAATTGATCCGCCAGCAAGGAATAAAATCTTTTTCCATTTCCCATGCATTGAAACATTGGTAGCTAACACATAACCTGAGTTCAACTTATTATTTAGTTGAAATTTTGTATTAAAAAG
The Aureibacter tunicatorum DNA segment above includes these coding regions:
- a CDS encoding zinc-ribbon domain containing protein, with amino-acid sequence MKLKDRYIKRIVCPCCKEKKLAEDLTLSLGRKVHMWGSREINIDFEFLSKTQAVDWTCDKCLNEKKAIQAIFDNQKYIDKLPRLAYFDKEIVCRSCGVEYNFSKEEQKFWYEDLQFWTQSDCTNCKKCRMKIREERNLNTELSELLKNKTDLDKQKLVRISDIYKLMGKDEKSKEYLTKSRRK
- a CDS encoding M28 family peptidase; amino-acid sequence: MKSFLPALFLIYFLFTLPCNAEMHRNANSDTVRIKNDLRKITKTKRPRNYRNIQTLNYVAEYIYNEFLVNCDSVYYQCYSVNGLEYKNVIGIIGKQKKEKLVIGAHYDVAGNQEGADDNASGVVGLLELSRLISTNDFDYQVELVAYTLEEPPFFRSDYMGSHIHAKSLHDKNINIKGMICLEMIGYFNDLKKSQDYPIGFLKLFYGSRGDYITVVQKTGNGKFGRQIKREMKRQDLIKTKSFKAPAMLPGIDFSDHLNYWRYNYSAVMITNTAFYRNKNYHETTDKMETLDLNRMALVIDELYLTLKEIK
- a CDS encoding tyrosine-type recombinase/integrase, whose protein sequence is MKTSTSTQKFVKKYVKEAGIDNTITPHNLRHSFATHLLENGVNLRYIQHTLGHHSSKTNEIYKHITDLDLIRLKILLTCLKYDFLNLIFN
- a CDS encoding carboxypeptidase-like regulatory domain-containing protein, which encodes MKNKLTRNIFILFIWLICNYNAVGQSSIKGLVKSSVTQLRPITNVYIEILNIKRPILDRMTMADSLGHFYFENLELNKTYKLKISAFGYASQTFEVRTNKIINDTVLVIEAECDYNEEQAEKDWKNGTAKLLIIGSIVPIANTRQDNLFEKKYNVEYYDFGCSPPIYECIKLYNERIFKLMDAKYGQNWRNKVRTDVEYLENNTL
- a CDS encoding site-2 protease family protein — encoded protein: MKDLKGKLQLIKNLITTFLPNGLVSILGLGFLLYSIGFEDSIYTLTLFNIVALVLSLKFSIIIHELGHYFFATLFEMNAGLVVFGSGFKVGSINLFNTKFQLNNKLNSGYVLATNVSMHGKWKKILFLAGGSIFNFISIIILYLLFKDALFEKGKVLWAGFVIISSAFLGLFSLIPISSKFFGGKTAHDGKLILEELRGKSKVKSSSTDYLNAVYLLSEKKDFQLAYDKIKELQVKGENKLSLMLLESMALMGLGKFSNGYVLLKSIEGEFENYKEESSLSNYYNTLAWFSILNDEFVDAEKYSALAVKDHPNFDYYQNTRAIALIETENFKEGCDILAKNLDLDFIDPRNFSALIYLCYSNTKYGVIVNAEKYKKYLEDHQDEMAADIKYLYEKKVVNYEKEENLA
- a CDS encoding tyrosine-type recombinase/integrase, which encodes MSIKTTSPHSLRQNLTTHLLENGVNLRYIQHILGHHSSKTTEIYTHITNYGINRVKNPLDMFEI